The stretch of DNA CCTCGTCCCGGCGGTGCGCGGCGTGCGTCGCGTCTACCACGTGGCCGCCGACTACCGCCTGTGGGCGAAGGACGCCTCGGCACTCTTCCGGGCCAACGTGGACGGCACGCGCCACGTGCTGGAGGTGGCTGCGACCGCCGGCGTCGAGCGCATCGTCTACACCTCCACCGTGGGAGCGCTCGGCATACCGAAGGACGGCAGCCCCGGGGACGAGCGGACGCCGGTGTCGCTGGCGGACATGGTGGGCCCCTACAAGGCCTCCAAGTTCCTCGCCGAGGAAGTCGCCCGGGAGTACGCGGCGCGCGGCACGCCGGTGGTCATCGTCAATCCCTCGGCGCCGGTGGGGTCGTGGGATGTCAAGCCGACCCCCACCGGCCGGATGATCGTGGACTTCCTCCGGGGCAGGATGGTGGCCTCCCTCGACACGGGGCTCAACCTGGTCCATGTCCGCGACGTCGCGCGCGGCCACATCCTGGCCGCCGAGCGCGGGCGTGTCGGGGAGCGCTACGTGCTCGGGCACCAGAACGTCTCTCTGCTGGAGATCTTCCGCCTGCTGGGTCGTCTCACGGGGGTGCCCGCGCCCCGCTTCCGGGTGCCGTACGCCGTGGCCTGGCTGGCGGCGGTCGGGATGGAGGGCATCGCCAGGCTGACGGGCGTCCCGCCCTCGGTGCCCCTGACGGCGGTGCGCATGGCGCGCAAGCGGATGTACTTCAGCCCGGCCCGCGCCGTCCGGGAACTGGGGCTCCCCCAGACGCCCATCGAGGAGGCGCTCGGGGAGGCCGTCGAGTGGTTCCTGACGCGCGGCTACGCCGAGCGGCGGGCTGGCGGGAGGCGGGCGGCGTGAACCCCGAGCGCTTCGTCTCGCGGCTGACCCGCAAGAGCCGCTCGAACTTCTTCTACGCCTTCCTCCTCCTGCCGCGTGCCCAGCGCGAGGCGATCTTTGCGGTCTACGCCTTCTGTC from Candidatus Rokuibacteriota bacterium encodes:
- a CDS encoding NAD-dependent epimerase/dehydratase family protein, encoding MDALVTGGTGFVGANLVRELLAEGQTVRVLARPGGDRRALAGCAVEIVEGDLLVPDSLVPAVRGVRRVYHVAADYRLWAKDASALFRANVDGTRHVLEVAATAGVERIVYTSTVGALGIPKDGSPGDERTPVSLADMVGPYKASKFLAEEVAREYAARGTPVVIVNPSAPVGSWDVKPTPTGRMIVDFLRGRMVASLDTGLNLVHVRDVARGHILAAERGRVGERYVLGHQNVSLLEIFRLLGRLTGVPAPRFRVPYAVAWLAAVGMEGIARLTGVPPSVPLTAVRMARKRMYFSPARAVRELGLPQTPIEEALGEAVEWFLTRGYAERRAGGRRAA